In the Tissierellales bacterium genome, one interval contains:
- a CDS encoding oligopeptide/dipeptide ABC transporter ATP-binding protein has protein sequence MSNKLIEVNNLKKYFPVKESSFFRKTKYLKAVDNVSFYIKEGETFGLVGESGCGKSTTGRSIIRLFDVTGGEILYKGKDIAKLKEKELKPYRRKMQVIFQDPYASLNPTLTVEDLISEPLDVYNIGSKKEKKERVLTLLKKVGLDNKHMDRYPHEFSGGQRQRIGIARALSINPEFILCDEPISALDVSIQAQVVNMLEDLQEEMGLTYLFIAHDLSMVRHISHRIGVMYLGKLIEIGSSDEIYENPAHPYTQALLSSVLEPDPKMAMEKPIKTLTGDVPSPLNPPQGCKFVTRCKYTMEKCHKIEPALQEISPKHTVACHLY, from the coding sequence ATGAGCAATAAATTAATAGAAGTGAATAATTTAAAAAAATATTTTCCAGTAAAAGAGTCATCATTTTTTAGAAAGACTAAATATTTAAAGGCAGTAGATAATGTTAGTTTTTATATAAAAGAAGGGGAAACTTTTGGTCTTGTAGGAGAATCAGGTTGTGGTAAATCTACTACTGGTAGAAGTATTATTAGGCTTTTCGATGTAACTGGAGGAGAAATACTATATAAAGGGAAAGATATAGCTAAATTAAAGGAAAAGGAACTTAAACCCTATAGAAGAAAAATGCAAGTAATATTCCAGGATCCTTATGCTTCTTTAAATCCTACTTTAACAGTTGAAGATTTAATATCAGAACCATTAGATGTTTATAATATAGGAAGTAAAAAAGAAAAAAAAGAAAGGGTCCTTACTTTATTGAAAAAGGTTGGTTTAGATAATAAACACATGGATAGATATCCTCATGAATTTAGTGGCGGACAAAGACAGAGAATTGGAATAGCAAGGGCTCTATCCATTAATCCAGAATTTATACTATGTGATGAACCTATATCTGCATTAGACGTATCTATTCAAGCCCAAGTAGTAAATATGTTAGAGGATTTACAAGAAGAAATGGGATTAACTTATTTATTCATCGCTCATGATTTATCTATGGTAAGACATATATCCCATCGTATAGGAGTTATGTATTTAGGAAAACTAATTGAAATAGGGTCAAGTGATGAAATATATGAGAATCCAGCCCATCCATATACTCAGGCTCTATTATCTTCAGTTTTAGAACCAGATCCAAAAATGGCCATGGAAAAACCTATAAAAACATTAACAGGAGATGTGCCAAGCCCACTTAATCCACCACAAGGGTGTAAATTTGTTACTAGATGTAAATATACAATGGAAAAATGCCATAAAATAGAACCTGCATTACAAGAAATAAGTCCAAAACATACGGTGGCTTGTCACCTATATTAA
- a CDS encoding Rpn family recombination-promoting nuclease/putative transposase produces the protein MLEKSEHFLLREDLSIHYIELPKFDDKKDIEYMEAVELWLIFMKRIGEPGTEELLNQLMERSETLKMAKEMLEKISADERLREKYYAREKARRDAISRLKYAERKGMEKGIEKGIEKGIEKGIEENKEKTAIKAIEIGLSIDEVMKLTGFTKEEIEKLKKGFNN, from the coding sequence ATATTAGAGAAAAGTGAACATTTCCTATTAAGAGAAGATTTATCAATTCACTATATAGAATTACCTAAATTTGATGATAAAAAAGATATAGAATATATGGAAGCAGTAGAACTATGGTTAATATTTATGAAGAGAATAGGAGAACCAGGGACGGAAGAACTGTTAAATCAGCTTATGGAAAGGAGTGAAACATTAAAGATGGCTAAAGAAATGTTAGAAAAGATATCTGCTGATGAAAGACTAAGAGAGAAATATTATGCTAGAGAGAAGGCTAGACGGGATGCCATATCTAGATTAAAATATGCAGAAAGAAAAGGAATGGAAAAAGGAATAGAAAAAGGAATAGAAAAAGGAATAGAAAAGGGAATAGAAGAGAATAAAGAAAAAACAGCTATTAAGGCAATAGAAATAGGGCTTAGTATAGATGAAGTTATGAAGCTAACTGGATTTACTAAAGAGGAGATTGAAAAATTAAAGAAAGGGTTTAATAATTAA